Sequence from the Clostridium saccharobutylicum DSM 13864 genome:
TAATTACGCACGGACCTTCTTCATTCAAGATGTTTTCAAGTTTCTCTAAAGGGTATTGTTCATCACCTAAATCATAACCTTTCATTCCAAATCCTTCAGCTACTACTTTAAAATTAGGATTAGATATAAAACTAGATGCAATATAATGTTTATTATAAAATAATTCTTGTTGTTGTCTAACTAATCCTAAATGATGGTTGGTTAGTATAATAACTTTTACATTGAGATTAAAATCTGCAAGTGTAGCTAGTTCTTGAATATTCATCAAGATGGAACCATCTCCACTAAAGCAAAGTACGTTTTTATCAGGATTAACTAAAGCAGCACCAATAGATACAGGAAGTCCAAATCCCATTGTCCCAAGACCACCAGATGTTAATAAAGTTTTTGGCTTTTTAAATGGATATCTTTGAGCAGTCCACATTTGATGTTCTCCAACATCGATAGCTATTATTGCATCACTTCCTACCTTAGAAGCTATAAATGGAATTAAGTTAGCTGGATGCATAGTATTTTCATAAGAAGGAAGTGGGTATTTTTCTTTAAAGCATTTAACTCTCTTGACCCAAGAATTTCTAGATTTAACATCAACATATGGAATAATAGCATCTAGGAATTCTTTTATATCAGCAGCCATTGAAAGACTGCATGTTTTAACTTTATTTAATTCAGAAGGATCAATGTCTACGTGAATAATTGAAGCATTAGGACAAAATTTATCTATGTTGCCAGTAGCTCTATCATCAAATCTTATTCCAAAAGCTAAAATTAAATCTGCTTCATTAAGCAAATAGTTTGTGTAAGGGGCTGCATGCATTCCAAGCATCCCAAGACTTAAATCATCATCACAAGGAAATGCACCAAGTCCCATGAGGCTCAAGGCCACAGGAATATTATTTTTTTTAGCTAATTCATACAAATTACTAGAAGCATTGGAACTAATTATCCCACCTCCAGCATATATTATAGGCTTTCTTGAATTATTTATAAGTTCAGCAATACATTCAATTGTAGAACTTTTTAAGAAAGTCCTTGATGAAATAGTTTTTTCCTCAATAACATTACTAATATTAGACTCTAATGAATTAGATAAAGTGTCATCATTAGGGAAGAATTCTAATTCAATTATTTCTGTTTGAATATTTTTGGGTATATCAATAAGTACAGGACCAGGTCTGCCTTCAGTTGCAATTCTAAATGCTTCTGGTATTATAGTAAAAAGATCATGTATATTTCTAATTAAAAAATTATGCTTAGTAATAGGAATTGTTAAACCATAAGCATCTACTTCTTGGAAAGCATCTGTACCTATAGCGGATAGAGGTACTTGCCCAGTTATTACAATTAGAGGAATAGAATCAAGTTTAGCATCAGCAATAGCAGTAAGTAGATTAGTTGCACCGGGACCAGAAGTTGCAAAACATACACCAACTTTATCAGTAGTTCTTGAAATACCTTGTGCAATAAATGCTGCACCTTGCTCATGACGAGCTAAAATATGTTTAATTTTGCTATTATATAAAGCATCGTACATTGGTAGATTAAATCCGCCAGGAATACCAGAAATAAATTCAACACCTTCGTTTTCCAATAATCTAATAATTATTTCAGCACCACTACATTTCAAAAAATCACTCCTAACATAAAATAATTTTCCTTACATTATATATAGATTAAAAAATAAGAAATATATCATAATATTTTTAAATATGGTTTTGCAAATTAAAAAACTCTTCAGCCCATAAAAAACAATAGGACGAAGAGGAATAATTGCGATACCACCTAAATTTGTATTATTATAAATACACACTCAATATAACACAGATAAATTATTGATGTCATTGCTCTTTTAACGGTAATCTCATTCGTTTAATTCTACTATCTCAAAAGATTTCCATTAAAAATTCCGAGGCTATATTCCATATATATATCATGAGAATTTACAGCAGCCATTATCTCTCTTTGATTCGATAATATATGTACTCCTCCTCATCAATGCTTTTGATTATTAATATTTAATATGTATTATAAAGGTTGTATAAGTAATAAATTATGATTTGTGGTTAAAATTAAAGAAATAGTCTATATAGAAATAGGGAAATTCTTTTGTGTAGCATTTCATTTATAACGTAGCAACTAAGCTAAAGAATCCCCTTATTTCAGTTAATTACCACATAAGTTTAAGCTTGGAATTGTTTATTTATAAGATTTTAAAGTTAGAAATATCTAGCTTGCAGACATTTTGATGCACAAAGTTTTCTTTGACATATATATATAATAATCATATCCTTTTGTCCAATATGGAAGAAGATTAGGTTTATAATCTAAAAGGTATTTTAAAAATTGATCAAAAGAGTTTAGGTTAACTAAGATTTTTATTATATCCTTAGGATAAGGTGTATTTTTACTAAATATTTTTCTGGGATCTATAACTTTAATATTTTCATTTTTATCTACGAATATATGAGCATTTCTAATATTAAGTCTTTTAAATTTTAATATTTTGAAATCCTCAATTAAATCTATAATTTCACAAGAAAGTTTGTATGATAAACCATGTTCTTTTATATATTGAGATAAATTTAATCCTTCTACATAATCTCTTAAAACCATATTTTTAGCTATAAATAATACTTTTGGAAAGAATTTGCTATCTTTAACTTGTTCTAGAATTTCAACTTCATCTTCAGCTTTTCTTTTTTTATAGAATATTTTTAATGCATAACCTTCTGGAGTTAAATAAACGCTACCTTCATGACCCTTGCCTAAAAATTTACATTCCTTTATATCTAAGATGTATCTCATTTTACCACTTCAAAATATTGCTTTTAGTATTATATGTTTAAAGTGCTGAAAATGTTATAGTTTTTAAAGAGTGAAGTTTATCACTTAGTAGAAATTATGTAAACGTCAAAAGTTTCGTCAAAAATAATTGCAGAAGAAAAACTTCAGAAACTGCATTATTCTTAAATGTAGACTATACAGGAAATGTTTAATATATTATAATGTTTAAGGCTAAATTGCACAAATAGCCAAAAGAGGTAGATTAGGTAGAAATGCTTAGTTTACCTTTATTTTTTTAATTCACATAACTATATGGATAAACATAATATATACTATATTGAATTACTAAGGAGGAAATTTTGATGAGATGTAATTATAAAAAAGATAATAGTTATTCTAATGAGAATAATCAATATGCAGAAAATTATTATAGAATAAAAAATCATAATCATGAATTTGAATCAAGCACAGATTATGAAGAAGATGATGAGGGAGTAGAACACAATCATCGTATTGCTGGCGTAAGTGGTCCTCCAATAAAATGTGGCAAATCCCATATTCACAAAATACACGTGTTAACAGATACCTTTGATGATCATTTTCATGAAATTTGTGATACTACTGGTCCAGCTATTTATATTGGAGATGGAAAGCACATTCATTTAATCAAGGGTACAACAGAGGAAGCGGATGGACACACACATGATTATTTTTTTACTACTTTAATTCAAGATCCTACTAACGTACCAGAAGATAGAAAATGCTAAAAATATAATATGTTTTTTATTCTAAGTCATAGAGGTTTGGGTATGGAAGATATAAAATTAAAAACAGCATAAAGTATAAATATATTTATAAAATTGAGGCTGGGATTTAATCCTAGCCTCTCTTTTGACGTTAAAAATAATTTTGACGACTTGTTTTGGTAATGAGAATTAAAATACTAAAGTTCTTTAAATACAATGCATTACCAAGCCTATTTAGTTAAATATTATGTTACGATAATTTATATCTAAGATGTATCTCATTTTATCACTTCAAAATATTGCTTTTAGTATTATATATTTAAAGCTTTGGAAATGCCAATATTTAAAAAATGAGATTTATAACGTAAGCAAAATTGTAAGAACATCAAATCATGGTATTTATCAAGGAATAAAATAATTAAGTAATAAAATATAAAAGTTTTAGAAATAGGGCTCTTATTTCATAGTACGAGAAAATTATAGAATTTTTTAGCACTGAAAATCAGAGCATATATTGACTGAGATGTAACTACAAAAGTATTTTTAAAGAAAGTAATTAGAATAATATCTATTAAATGATTGTTATAAATTATAAGCTTGGCAAGAAAACTTAATTGTTAGATGTTCTAAGAAATTTAACAAATTCTATTTCGTTTGAATTTAAAGATAAGGTGACGTGTTTACCAACAAAAGTAAAATGTTTGTTATACAAATAGAAATTTTCAAATGCTTTTACTATAGTGATGTCTTTCTTATTAGTAGGACTAGGGTATGTAACATATTGAAAATCTTTTATTTCAATTTCTTTGCCTGATTTTAAAGAAATATAAACGCTATTTTCCATAATACTAACTCCTTTCAATATAATTTTACTATATTTCTAATTAAAAGAAATAATAAGGGAATTAAAAAGAAAAAAATAGTTATAAAAGGAATATAGAAAGAAATAAAAAGTAAGAAAATATAGTATTTTTAGACAATTTAAATAAATGAATCAAGAACGTAATAAATATGCTTCATTAGATTATACGTTTTGCTAATATGGGTATTTATAACAAAAATTTTTATTTGCGAACATATGGAAAATTAAAGTGAATTCCTATAATTATTAATAAAGTTATTTATGTAACTATGAAGCGAGGTATTATAAAAATTATCTACTTGCCTAAATGTAAGATATTATTAAATTTATGAATTATTTGGTATTTCATAGGAAAAATTGGTTAGAATTAAATAATAGCTAATGATTTATTGATTCAATAAAATTAAAATAATTTAAATTTTTTACATTAAATAATGGATTTTTGTGCAAAATATATATAAGTTATTTATTTTATTACAATTATAAATAAATTTATTACTATGTTTTTTCTGAGTTCAATTATTTAAGAATTAAATATGTTATAAAATTAAGGAAGTGAAAAGTTTTGTTTAAGATAGGAGATAAGATCGTTTATCCAAATCAAGGAATAGGAATAATAGATTTTATAGAGGAAAAAGAATTTAAGGGAGAAAAGCAGAGTTATTATAAAATGCATTTATTAAATAATACTATGAAAGTATCAATACCTTGCAGCATGGTGGAAACATCACATATGAGATTGATAAGTGATTCTAAAACTTTAGATAATACTTTAAAACATATAAATAAATTTATACATGAAGTAGAAACATTAGCTAGAATTAATTATAAAGAAAGAAATGCAATTTATTTAGGAAAAATAAAACAGGGAACCTTAGATAACTACTTAGAGGTGATTTGTAATCTTACTCAACTTAAAAAAAATCATTCATTGAATTCAACTGAAAAACATATACTTCGTAATGCTAAGAAACTTGTAATAGAAGAGATATCACAAGCTAAAAATTTATCTAATGATGAAGCAAGTAACCTACTAGATGTATCTATTGGATTTTAATTTATCCAACTTTATTAATAATGCCCAGTAGTTTTAGTTTTAAATTACTGGGCATTATTATATTAAAATCATCATAAAAATAAGTGTTGAATATATTAGATATTTTCATGTGCCTAAAGATTCTAATAATTTTTTTAAAAGTTTAGATGTATGGTTATGTTGTGATTTGAAATGGGGGCTTAAAATATGATAAGACCAAGACCATTAAAAAAAGGTGATAATGTAGGATTAATAGGGACTTCAAGTCCAACTCCTAAAGAACGTATTAAACCAGCTATTGAAGCTATGGAAAGATTAGGACTTAATGTAGTCTTAGGGGAGAGTTGTAAGTCCTCTTATGGTTTTTTATCTGGTAGTGATGAACTTAGGGCAAATGACATAAATATGATGTTTAAAGATGAGACTATTAAGGGGATTTTTGCTATAAGAGGAGGGTATGGTTGTGCTAGATTGCTAAATATGATAGATTATGAAAATATTAAAAAAAATCCAAAGATTTTTGCTGGATATAGTGATGTAACAGCGCTACACATTGCGTTTAATCAAAAATGCAAACTAATAACATTTCATACGCCAATGCCAGCAACTGAATTTTATAATGGTGTAGATGAATATACTATGGAATATTTTAAGAAAAACATTTTTAGTAATAAACACATTGGGCGTTTAGAAAATGCTCTAAGTGGTGGAGATATGAAATCCTTAGTAGGTGGTAAGGCTAAAGGGCGATTAGTTGGAGGAAATCTTTCACTTGTAGTTTCATTGTTGTCTACTCCATATGAGCTTAATACAAAGGGGAAAATTTTATTTTTAGAAGATGTTGATGAAATTCCATATAAAATTGATAGAATGTTATTGCAGTTAAAACAAAGTGGAAAGTTTAGAGATGCTTCAGGTATTATTCTAGGTAAATGGACAAACTGCGAAGCAAGTGAAGGATGTAGTAGCTTAAGCTTAATAGAGATATTTAATCAACTTATTGCTTCGGAAAACAAGCCGACTATTTATAATGTAAGTTGTGGACATTGTGTTCCGACTATGAGTTTGCCACTTGGTGAAGAGGTTTTTATTGATGGAGATAAAAGCGAAATAGTTTTTTAAAATAATATTTAATAAGAATTTATGTTCTGGAGGAAGAACAATGAAATATGGGGTTGTTATTAAAGAGATAGGTCATATACAAAGTATTCCACAAAATAATAGTGAGAATTCAGATGAAGTATTATTGGGAATGAATGTGAAAATCATCAAAAAAGTCAACAATAATTGGTATTATATAAGAACTCATTATAATTATCAAGGATATATAAATGGAGAAGAATTGTTGATAGATGATAGTATATCAAAGCGATGGCAAAAGTGCAAAAATGTAGTTGCAATTCAAGGGCTTGGAGATGTACTTGATATGCCAAAAGCAGAAGGACATCAAATTGCAAGTTTCACTAGAGGGGCTCAGTTAATTTCAACTAATGTGCTTTGCAGCAAAAAAAAGTTTGTCAAAGTAGAGCTTCCAAATGGAAAGTTTGGCTGGGTTAGAAAAGAATTTTTAGAAGAATTAAAAACTACCTATGATATTAAAGATGAAGATAACTTAAGAGAGTCATTAGTAAGATCGGCTTTTAGCTATATAGGAACTCAATACAGGTGGGGAGGAAAATCCCCTTTAGGTATAGATTGTTCAGGACTTTGTTCTATGGCTTATATGTTAAATGGAATAATAATTTATAGAGATGCAAAGATAAAAGAAGGATTTCCTATAAAAAGAATTCCGATTGATAAAATGAAAAAAGGAGATTTGCTCTTTTTCCCTGGACATGTGGCTATGTACTTAGGAAATGACAAGTATATTCATGCATCTAATAATAATGATGTGGTTAGGGTAAACAGTTTTAACAAAAATGATGAAGATTATTATGAGTATTTAGATGGAAAGTTAAAAATGGTTGGAACTATTTTTTAAGATAAAAGAACATAAGAAAATTAAAAATGGTTATTTACAATTTATGGTAAAATGATATAATGTTAGAAGGTAATAAAAGGGAGGATGAAAAAATGGTTGCTAGTAGTGCAGGGTTATTAGCTGAAATAATTGATGATGCAGAAGCTAAAGGTATTAAGAAGGGAATTGAAAAGGAAAGAATATCAATAGCAAGAAAACTCTTAAAAAAGGGGCAAAGCATAGATTTAATTATGGAAATAACAGAACTCACTAAAGATAAAATGGACAAATTACAATAAAAGATGAAATAAATTTTATAGAGGTATAGTATAAATAACTAGAGGCAGGATTTTCCTGCCTCTAGTTATTTATTAAATTAGTTAGTTATTATATTAATTACTTTTAAATAATAAACTTAAGGATTCCAACTATTATTAAAATAGTTCCAGAAATTAAATTATTATATTTTTTTAACAAGCTTGAAAGGTAAGTGCTGCATATAAAATTTCCACAATAAATACTTAAAATCGTAACTATAAAATTTAGGAACACACTTATTGATATACTTATACCAGCAATACCGGCACCAATACCTATAATTAAATTATTAATTGTAAGTGCAGTAGAAAGAATTAAAGCTTCTAATAAATCTATATGATTAGATTTATTAACATCCAATATGATTGGATCTTCTAAAATATTTTTGTAGTGTGAGTCATCACCAATGTAATGAGATGTGTCATAACCGTTATTTTTCTTTTTTAGCCTTATATACTCAATAATAAAATAAACTCCAATAAAGCTCAAGAGTGTACCACCAAATTGATTACTTAAATTAGGATCAATAAAATGTAATAATACTTTCCCAAGATACATGGAAATAAATGTACCAAGAGAAGTAAAGATTGCAGTGAGTAGGGTGCTGGTTTTATTTATGTGTATTTTTTTCATTCCAAAGGACAACGAAACTGAAATAGTATCAAAATTAGAAGAAAGTGTTAATAATAGTGATGATAAATAATTCATATCCTACTCCTAAAAATTACTATATTACAATATATTCTGTAATTAATAAAAGGGGAACGAATATTTATTATAAAATGTAGTAAAACTATTGTAGAATTTTTAAAATTTATGAGTATCGGATGAATTTTTATATAGAATATGTATTTTAATGCTCATGAGTTTCATTAAGCATAATTAATAACCACAATAATAAGTATAGATATTAATAACTGGACATGGTTATAATTATTGATAAATTATCAATAAAAACATAATTAAAACAAACAAATGTTTAATAAAAGCTGTTAAAAATGATTAAATTATTTACACGCTATGAAAGATGTGGTAAAATACTTTTAATGTTCTAAGGATTAAAGAGGTGATAATAAGTGGGGTTAATAAGAAAGTAGATAAGAAAATTATATTTATTATGAAGATTCGAGGTGTAGTTGAGGGATTATACCTGGAAATGTAGAAAGTATTTAAAAATAGAATTTGTAATAAATATATATTTCGGGGGGCAATTAAATGTTAAATTATAAAAAATATAAAAAATTCGAAACAATAAAATTAAAGGATAGAACTTGGCCAGATAAAGAGATAGAAAAAGCTCCAATTTGGTGTAGTGTAGATTTAAGAGATGGTAATCAATCTTTAATAAATCCTATGACAGTAGAGGAAAAAATAGAATTTTTTAATTTATTAGTTAAACTTGGATTCAAGGAAATTGAAGTGGGATTTCCTTCTGCATCACAAATTGAATATGATTTTTTAAGAAAATTAGTAGATGAAAATCTTATTCCAGATGATGTAATAGTACAAGTTTTAACACAAGCTAGACCACACCTAATCAAGAAAACATTTGAAAGTTTAAAGAACGTAAAAAAAGCAATTGTTCATATATACAATTCAACATCGGTACTTCAAAGAGATGTTGTATTTAATATGACAAAGGAAGAAATAAAAGAAATTGCAATTGAAGGAACAAAATTGGTTAAAGAATATGCAGAAAAGTTTGATGGAGAAATTTTACTTGAATATTCACCAGAAAGTTTTACTGGAACCGAAGTTGAATATGCATTGGAAATTTGTGATGCAGTACTTGATGCATGGGAAGCTAATAAGGATAATAAAGTTATAATAAATCTTCCAGCAACTGTAGAAATGGATACACCTAATGTGTTTGCTGATCAAATTGAATGGATGTGTAGAAATTTTAAAGATAGAGAAAGAGTAATATTAAGTGTGCATCCTCATAATGATAGAGGAACTGGAGTTGCTGATGCAGAGCTTGCATTACTTGCAGGAGCTGACAGAGTTGAAGGGACTTTATTTGGTAATGGGGAAAGAACTGGAAATGTAGATGTATTAAATATTGCGTATAATATGTTCTCTCATGGAGTTAATCCTGAATTAAATCTTGAAAACATAAATGAAATTATTGAAGTATATGAAAGATGTGTAAAAATACCGGTACATGTAAGACATCCATATGGAGGAAATCTTGTGTTTACAGCATTCTCGGGTTCGCATCAAGATGCTATAAATAAAGGAATGAAGAAGTATCAAGAAAGACATGATAATATATGGCAAGTACCGTATTTACCTATAGATCCAAGTGATTTAGGAAGAGAATATGAAGCATTAGTTAGAATAAATTCTCAATCAGGAAAAGGTGGAGTTGCATTTGTTATGGATCATTGTTATGGATTCAAGATTCCTAAGACAATGCAAAAAGAATTTGCTGATGTGATTCAAAAAATGTCTGAAGTAAAAGGCGAAATTTCTCCAAGTGAAGTAATGGATGCATTTAGTAAAGAGTATCTAGATTTAGAAACACCATTTAAGTTAGTTAAATCTACATTCTCTGATATATCTGAAAATAATGAATATGGGGATACGAAAGCAAGTATAGAAATAATTTATAATGGTGAAAAGAGAAATCTTGAAGGTATAGGAAATGGGCCTATAGATTCATTTAAGAGAACTTTAGCTGAGAGTAGTCTAATAAATGTTACAATTATAGATTATACAGAACATGCTTTAAGTACTGGTTCTGAAGCAAAAGCTGCTTCATATGTATATATGAAGAGAAATGATACTGATAATAAAACTTATGGTGTAGGGGTTGATAGCAATATTACAAGAGCATCAATAAGATCAATGATGAGTGCAATTAACAGACTATATGCAAAATAAAACTTTAATGATTTATTAGAGCTTTAAATGAATTATCATGCAGTGATATATAAAAGTTATTACAAGGAAGTGTAATCTTATTTGTAATAACTTTTTTATTTTTAAATATAAAAAATAAAGGGAAAGCGTAAAAAGATTAGGAAAATGTATACAAAAATGTTATAATAATATCAAAGTAATTTATGAGTTGGTTAAGGAAACATATCATAAAAATATTATTTTTAATAAATGGGGTATAAAATATGTCAGATAAAGTGCACACGGAAAAAACAAAATATACATTAATTGAGAAGAAAGATTCCAATAAGCATTTGAGTGAAGATTTAGCAAAACATTCTAAAAAATTAACTGAAATACTAAAAAAGTTAGAATGTAAACTAAATTGTAATGGAGTAAGTATATTTTTATATGATGAAGAAAATAATACGCTAGAATTATATGTAAAAACAGAAAAAACAAAAGTAGTTGAACGTGAATATGATTTGAATTTATATAAAAATATAAGAGCAAGAGTAATTGAAAATAAAGATGGTTTAAGAATAAATGTCATAAAAGATAATATAAATAACAAATATACAGAATTACGAAATTATTATGTTTTTTCTTATGCTATAACATATGATGATGAATTTTTGGGAATTATAAATATTTATGGAGATAAAAAATATTATATATCTGAATATATACAAGACTGCTTTTTTGACAAGATTGCACTTATGGTAAAAAATAGGAAATTGTCATTGGAGCTAAGTAGAGAAGTTGAAAAAAGAATTGAAATAGAAAATGAATTAGAAATGTTCCTACAAACTTCGACTGATTTAGGCGGAATAATTATTAAGAAAAATGATTGCGTTAAATTAGTTAAGTCCAGTAAGAGATGGAAGCAAGTTTTAGATTGGGATGAAAAAGAACTTAATGATATGCGATTAAATAATTTAATACATCCAGATGATTTAGAAAAATTTAATTTAGAAATTGATAAAGCACTTAAAACTGGATTTGGGGAAAATTTAATTATAAGGCATAAATGTAAAAATAATCAGTATAAAATTATAGAATGGAATTGGAGATATTTATCTAAAGGAAAGATAATTGTTTTCATTGGAAAAGATAAAACAGAACAGTTGAAATTAATCGAAGATAAAAAAAAGCTAGAAGAGATAGTTGATTTAGAAAAGTTCAGAACTGAATATTTTACAAATATGTCTCATGATTTAAAGACACCATTAAATATAATATTGACTTCTGTACAAGTAATGCTTGCTAATTTCGAAAATGAAGATTTAAGTGAACATTATAAAAAAATGGTTAGACATTTAAATGGTGTTAAACAAAATTCATATAGGTTATTAAGACTTGTGAATAATATAATTGATATTACAAAAATAGACAGAGGATACTATAAGCTTAAGCTTGGAAACTATAATATAGTAAGTGTAATTGAGGATATAACATTATCAGTTGTAGACTATATGAATAATAAAAAGAGAAAAATTATTTTTGATACAACTGAAGAAGAAATTTTAGTTGCTTGTGATCCGGAAAAAATAGAGAGAATAATACTTAATCTATTATCAAATGCTTTAAAATATACAAATGAAAATGGAGTTATTGAAATAAATATAGAAACAGATGAAGAGAAGAAAAATGTAATTGTGCATGTAAAAAATGATGGAGAGCTAATACCAAAGGAAGATTGTGATAAGATATTTTATAGATTTAAGCAGTCTGAGAAACTTTTAGAGAGAAGATGTGAAGGCAGTGGTATAGGATTAGCACTTGTCAAGTCACTTATAGAGCTACATGGGGGATGTATATGGGTTAATACAGAACTTGCAAAAGGTGCTGAATTTATATTCTTAATTCCAATAAAAACAGTAGGAAATGAGTGCGAAGATAATATACAATCCAAAAATATAAGCTCGAAAATAGAAAAATGCACTATTGAGTTTTCAGAGATATATTCAATATAGTTATAGGGCTGTGCACTAATTTTAGTGCACAGCTCTTTTAGCATAAAAATAAATCTCAGATTCTACTAATCTGAGATTT
This genomic interval carries:
- the ilvB gene encoding biosynthetic-type acetolactate synthase large subunit: MKCSGAEIIIRLLENEGVEFISGIPGGFNLPMYDALYNSKIKHILARHEQGAAFIAQGISRTTDKVGVCFATSGPGATNLLTAIADAKLDSIPLIVITGQVPLSAIGTDAFQEVDAYGLTIPITKHNFLIRNIHDLFTIIPEAFRIATEGRPGPVLIDIPKNIQTEIIELEFFPNDDTLSNSLESNISNVIEEKTISSRTFLKSSTIECIAELINNSRKPIIYAGGGIISSNASSNLYELAKKNNIPVALSLMGLGAFPCDDDLSLGMLGMHAAPYTNYLLNEADLILAFGIRFDDRATGNIDKFCPNASIIHVDIDPSELNKVKTCSLSMAADIKEFLDAIIPYVDVKSRNSWVKRVKCFKEKYPLPSYENTMHPANLIPFIASKVGSDAIIAIDVGEHQMWTAQRYPFKKPKTLLTSGGLGTMGFGLPVSIGAALVNPDKNVLCFSGDGSILMNIQELATLADFNLNVKVIILTNHHLGLVRQQQELFYNKHYIASSFISNPNFKVVAEGFGMKGYDLGDEQYPLEKLENILNEEGPCVINVPIDECENIFPMVAPGKSNLEMIGGEKFND
- a CDS encoding serine/threonine protein kinase, giving the protein MRYILDIKECKFLGKGHEGSVYLTPEGYALKIFYKKRKAEDEVEILEQVKDSKFFPKVLFIAKNMVLRDYVEGLNLSQYIKEHGLSYKLSCEIIDLIEDFKILKFKRLNIRNAHIFVDKNENIKVIDPRKIFSKNTPYPKDIIKILVNLNSFDQFLKYLLDYKPNLLPYWTKGYDYYIYMSKKTLCIKMSAS
- a CDS encoding YmaF family protein, which gives rise to MRCNYKKDNSYSNENNQYAENYYRIKNHNHEFESSTDYEEDDEGVEHNHRIAGVSGPPIKCGKSHIHKIHVLTDTFDDHFHEICDTTGPAIYIGDGKHIHLIKGTTEEADGHTHDYFFTTLIQDPTNVPEDRKC
- a CDS encoding CarD family transcriptional regulator encodes the protein MFKIGDKIVYPNQGIGIIDFIEEKEFKGEKQSYYKMHLLNNTMKVSIPCSMVETSHMRLISDSKTLDNTLKHINKFIHEVETLARINYKERNAIYLGKIKQGTLDNYLEVICNLTQLKKNHSLNSTEKHILRNAKKLVIEEISQAKNLSNDEASNLLDVSIGF
- a CDS encoding S66 peptidase family protein, with amino-acid sequence MIRPRPLKKGDNVGLIGTSSPTPKERIKPAIEAMERLGLNVVLGESCKSSYGFLSGSDELRANDINMMFKDETIKGIFAIRGGYGCARLLNMIDYENIKKNPKIFAGYSDVTALHIAFNQKCKLITFHTPMPATEFYNGVDEYTMEYFKKNIFSNKHIGRLENALSGGDMKSLVGGKAKGRLVGGNLSLVVSLLSTPYELNTKGKILFLEDVDEIPYKIDRMLLQLKQSGKFRDASGIILGKWTNCEASEGCSSLSLIEIFNQLIASENKPTIYNVSCGHCVPTMSLPLGEEVFIDGDKSEIVF
- a CDS encoding SH3 domain-containing C40 family peptidase; this encodes MKYGVVIKEIGHIQSIPQNNSENSDEVLLGMNVKIIKKVNNNWYYIRTHYNYQGYINGEELLIDDSISKRWQKCKNVVAIQGLGDVLDMPKAEGHQIASFTRGAQLISTNVLCSKKKFVKVELPNGKFGWVRKEFLEELKTTYDIKDEDNLRESLVRSAFSYIGTQYRWGGKSPLGIDCSGLCSMAYMLNGIIIYRDAKIKEGFPIKRIPIDKMKKGDLLFFPGHVAMYLGNDKYIHASNNNDVVRVNSFNKNDEDYYEYLDGKLKMVGTIF
- a CDS encoding manganese efflux pump; translation: MNYLSSLLLTLSSNFDTISVSLSFGMKKIHINKTSTLLTAIFTSLGTFISMYLGKVLLHFIDPNLSNQFGGTLLSFIGVYFIIEYIRLKKKNNGYDTSHYIGDDSHYKNILEDPIILDVNKSNHIDLLEALILSTALTINNLIIGIGAGIAGISISISVFLNFIVTILSIYCGNFICSTYLSSLLKKYNNLISGTILIIVGILKFII
- the leuA gene encoding 2-isopropylmalate synthase, coding for MLNYKKYKKFETIKLKDRTWPDKEIEKAPIWCSVDLRDGNQSLINPMTVEEKIEFFNLLVKLGFKEIEVGFPSASQIEYDFLRKLVDENLIPDDVIVQVLTQARPHLIKKTFESLKNVKKAIVHIYNSTSVLQRDVVFNMTKEEIKEIAIEGTKLVKEYAEKFDGEILLEYSPESFTGTEVEYALEICDAVLDAWEANKDNKVIINLPATVEMDTPNVFADQIEWMCRNFKDRERVILSVHPHNDRGTGVADAELALLAGADRVEGTLFGNGERTGNVDVLNIAYNMFSHGVNPELNLENINEIIEVYERCVKIPVHVRHPYGGNLVFTAFSGSHQDAINKGMKKYQERHDNIWQVPYLPIDPSDLGREYEALVRINSQSGKGGVAFVMDHCYGFKIPKTMQKEFADVIQKMSEVKGEISPSEVMDAFSKEYLDLETPFKLVKSTFSDISENNEYGDTKASIEIIYNGEKRNLEGIGNGPIDSFKRTLAESSLINVTIIDYTEHALSTGSEAKAASYVYMKRNDTDNKTYGVGVDSNITRASIRSMMSAINRLYAK